A genomic region of Colletes latitarsis isolate SP2378_abdomen chromosome 7, iyColLati1, whole genome shotgun sequence contains the following coding sequences:
- the LOC143343214 gene encoding uncharacterized protein LOC143343214 isoform X2, with protein MVQRAACSVEANTFSNGVRISDREARGSNVAATDATVDHVLRAVDEARGNARFSLFKWFKRSGNRESLIEKRRKTVDECREDDGRPRSVSSSAESVNTFYSTTTVRSFAFHAGTVGRCDGLSLDILEQAAEVGPFAAGASKIAVGNKENDVADVSSTLPANVHSHRRDITARYSLQPSATFASCGNLPFPERRLGSSRRLDDRKASYNTGSARRRVHVKGKRRAPNPPEVSTNATEQDARETPRNSNRRKRRAPKPPEKPETPPVTDGGMDVGARRDSETISNDTLVLQRGVLLSRKETKKTAREKHASTVAPDVAIPRDSPTPTSVVGTLNAAMPRPWYKRSVFEHSRDSGPSRRGDVLRGPATSTGEIKEECAASNVASSAGYSVDASLSRLSFFHRGGQSEERKKEAKRKSGLSILTNISELDKEAAAIVQEEQARARASMLLKSSRFVDALEKRNEVNEEIVQDIVASAMENSSPRRGTRALISKFNAISNITKVTVSANFFAKGGRDHQASKFERDVVRNARPFEQDQPRLSAPSAAGQSSRMEKDISKYFLPQQRTAKSKTENTDARLPGARIPATKEQNDRLATETSSRISFLQSQLAANRMNDPMYPRKDEAAEDKIRSRQDVERKERATKASDEDARGYLFSPGRGSAGIVLEEPRKMDKHHLEGVQKEFSDIFDEIDKQLRMKELKFIDRRANATTVNQRDKVREEEAGISSKVTKVLDILVEAEKDAKTKTTVQSEKSIPVEVCSRSTDSNAKAKSGKTRSPILNTVEDPITTDLKEMLKEMKHSLPKRSKSGKMVTRIDDGAEKVTREKETPAAPEKTTYFVSAVTKVENIALRNDYDTNKQKVSCSVQTSGNVRRLNQPSTSAIQPSTSGWKQENVLYKTSGRNLGGSGLVKNTFQLIRPRDFAEIEATKTTRTACNENTYANVIEQSLYANAHVPPSPKQRGNSARSNDVKKINNADATTNASPATERTLNANEDTFRGSEEEDNSTEKNMNTLAINRLLRKLEAAIASGHHQQAAGLAKELARLKIHCSVIRQRSTRLKDQLIKVNMYIEDKLAHQGPIPLQLPSKMTVAELKAKIHTEFEIPANVQRWIIGKNLADRDGATLNDLQAVDGSPIFLYLVAPELKPENVIQVEKLNNAERLPNVINEEATLSTEVLQAVEEDHEVIEELKVTEEIDTPEIKMERYEELISLENCDVIPNSEPIECPVCFVTYGPREGVILRDCLHMFCRSCIANTIRYCEDAEVKCPYRDSEYTCESTLQEREIKALVEPEVYQQHLAKSIAQAENNAGNNAFHCKTPDCPGWCIYDDDVNNFLCPVCGANNCLTCQVGCL; from the exons ATGGTACAGCGGGCCGCATGCAGCGTCGAGGCGAACACATTCTCCAATGGCGTACGGATCAGCGACCGGGAAGCCAGAGGGTCGAACGTCGCCGCGACGGACGCCACGGTAGATCACGTACTACGCGCCGTGGACGAGGCACGCGGGAATGCGAGGTTCTCCCTCTTCAAGTGGTTCAAACGGTCCGGTAATCGCGAGTCGTTGATCGAAAAGCGACGAAAGACGGTCGACGAGTGCAGGGAGGATGACGGACGACCACGCAGCGTCTCCTCGAGCGCGGAGAGCGTAAACACCTTCTACAGCACCACCACCGTGCGTAGTTTCGCCTTCCACGCGGGCACCGTGGGCAGATGCGACGGACTCTCGTTGGACATCCTCGAGCAGGCGGCGGAAGTCGGACCGTTTGCGGCCGGAGCCTCGAAGATCGCGGTAGGCAACAAAGAGAACGACGTCGCGGACGTGTCTAGCACGCTGCCAGCGAACGTGCACTCACACAGAAGAGACATAACCGCCAGATACTCTCTACAACCGTCGGCGACGTTCGCCTCTTGCGGTAATCTACCGTTTCCGGAGAGACGGTTGGGCTCGTCGAGGAGGCTAGACGACAGAAAGGCCAGCTACAACACGGGATCGGCCCGCAGGAGGGTGCACGTAAAGGGCAAAAGACGCGCGCCAAATCCACCGGAGGTTTCGACGAACGCGACGGAGCAGGACGCTCGAGAAACGCCGCGCAACAGCAACAGACGAAAGAGACGCGCGCCCAAACCGCCTGAAAAGCCTGAAACGCCGCCGGTCACCGATGGCGGAATGGACGTAGGGGCGCGGAGAGACTCCGAGACGATCAGCAACGACACGCTGGTGCTTCAAAGGGGTGTTCTGCTGTCGAGAAAAGAGACCAAGAAGACCGCGCGAGAGAAGCACGCGAGCACCGTCGCGCCAGACGTCGCCATTCCTCGAGACAGTCCGACACCAACCTCGGTCGTTGGCACTCTGAACGCAGCCATGCCGCGACCTTGGTACAAACGCAGCGTCTTCGAGCATTCCCGGGATTCCGGGCCGTCCAGGCGGGGCGACGTTCTCCGGGGGCCTGCAACCTCGACGGGCGAAATAAAAGAAGAATGCGCCGCCTCGAACGTGGCTTCTTCCGCCGGCTACTCCGTGGACGCCTCTTTGTCGAGGTTGAGCTTCTTTCATCGCGGCGGCCAGTCGGAGGAGAGGAAGAAGGAGGCGAAACGAAAGTCTGGCCTGTCGATTCTAACTAACATCAGCGAGCTGGACAAAGAGGCGGCCGCCATAGTTCAGGAGGAACAAGCGAGGGCGAGGGCGTCCATGCTGCTAAAGTCCTCGCGGTTCGTCGACGCCCTCGAGAAACGAAACGAGGTGAACGAGGAAATCGTTCAGGACATCGTCGCGTCCGCGATGGAGAACTCGTCGCCCAGACGGGGCACCAGAGCCCTGATCTCCAAGTTCAACGCTATTAGCAATATCACCAAGGTCACCGTCAGTGCAAACTTTTTCGCAAAAGGGGGACGGGACCATCAAGCGTCCAAATTCGAACGGGACGTCGTGAGAAACGCGAGACCGTTCGAACAGGATCAACCGAGACTCTCAGCACCGTCCGCCGCGGGTCAGAGCAGCCGTATGGAGAAAGACATCTCGAAATATTTTCTACCGCAACAAAGGACCGCGAAGAGCAAAACGGAGAACACGGACGCGAGGCTACCAGGGGCCAGGATCCCCGCTACCAAAGAACAGAACGATCGACTGGCCACCGAGACTTCCAGCAGAATATCGTTCCTGCAGAGCCAACTCGCTGCAAATCGAATGAACGATCCGATGTATCCGCGGAAGGATGAGGCAGCGGAGGATAAAATTCGATCAAGGCAGGATGTCGAAAGGAAGGAGAGAGCGACGAAAGCGAGCGACGAGGACGCGAGGGGATACTTGTTTAGCCCTGGTCGTGGATCCGCGGGAATCGTTCTCGAAGAACCCAGGAAGATGGACAAGCATCACCTGGAGGGCGTGCAGAAAGAGTTCTCGGATATCTTCGACGAGATCGACAAACAACTGCGTATGAAGGAGTTGAAATTCATCGATCGCCGCGCGAATGCGACCACGGTTAATCAGAGGGACAAAGTTCGCGAGGAGGAAGCCGGAATATCAAGTAAGGTAACTAAAGTGCTCGACATCCTGGTGGAAGCGGAGAAGGACGCGAAGACAAAGACGACCGTGCAGTCGGAAAAATCGATACCAGTCGAGGTTTGCTCTCGTTCGACCGACTCGAACGCGAAAGCAAAATCAGGCAAGACGAGGTCCCCGATACTGAATACCGTCGAGGATCCAATTACCACGGATTTGAAAGAGATGCTGAAGGAAATGAAACACTCGTTACCAAAGCGCTCGAAGTCGGGTAAAATGGTGACACGTATCGATGACGGGGCTGAGAAAGTGACGAGAGAGAAAGAAACACCAGCTGCCCCGGAAAAGACTACGTACTTCGTGTCCGCGGTGACGAAAGTCGAGAATATCGCGCTGCGCAACGACTACGATACGAACAAACAGAAGGTGTCGTGCTCGGTGCAAACTAGTGGAAACGTGAGAAGATTGAATCAACCGTCCACGTCGGCTATACAGCCGTCCACGTCGGGATGGAAGCAGGAGAACGTTCTCTACAAAACGTCCGGAAGAAATTTGGGTGGTTCGGGCCTGGTGAAAAATACCTTTCAGCTGATAAGACCGCGTGACTTCGCCGAAATCGAAGCCACCAAAACGACGAGGACCGCCTGCAACGAGAACACTTACGCGAATGTGATTGAACAGTCGCTTTACGCGAACGCTCACGTTCCTCCGTCGCCGAAACAACGCGGCAATTCCGCGCGAAGTAACGACGTTAAAAAGATTAATAACGCCGATGCAACGACGAACGCGTCTCCAGCGACCGAACGAACATTAAACGCGAACGAAGACACGTTCCGGGgtagcgaagaag AAGACAATTCAACGGAGAAGAACATGAACACTCTGGCCATAAACCGATTACTTAGAAAGTTAGAAGCTGCAATTGCGTCTGGCCATCATCAACAAGCAGCGGGCTTGGCGAAGGAACTGGCGCGGCTCAAGATCCACTGTTCCGTGATTCGACAACGATCAACCCGTCTCAAAGATCAGTTGATTAAAGTCAATATGTACATTGAGGACAAGCTTGCTCACCAGGGACCCATACCTCTTCAG TtgccgagcaagatgacggtggCCGAGCTGAAAGCAAAGATACACACGGAATTCGAAATACCGGCGAATGTGCAACGATGGATTATCGGTAAGAACTTGGCCGACCGCGATGGAGCAACTCTAAACGACTTACAGGCTGTGGATGGATCTCCGATATTTTTGTATCTCGTAGCCCCAG AATTAAAACCTGAAAATGTGATACAAGTAGAAAAACTTAATAACGCAGAGAGACTGCCAAATGTGATAAACGAGGAGGCGACTTTGTCGACGGAAGTGTTACAGGCTGTGGAAGAAGATCATGAAGTGATCGAGGAACTCAAA GTGACAGAGGAAATAGATACACCGGAAATTAAAATGGAACGATACGAGGAACTAATCTCCCTAGAAAACTGTGACGTTATACCGAATTCCGAGCCAATCGAGTGTCCCGTATGTTTCGTTACATACGGTCCACGCGAGGGTGTAATATTAAGAGATTGCTTACACATGTTTTGCAG GTCGTGTATTGCTAATACGATTAGATACTGCGAAGACGCCGAGGTAAAATGCCCTTACAGGGATTCGGAATACACTTGCGAATCGACCCTTCAAGAACGTGAGATCAAGGCG CTTGTCGAGCCAGAGGTTTACCAGCAACATCTTGCGAAGTCGATTGCCCAAGCGGAGAACAATGCTGGGAACAACGCGTTTCACTGTAAAACTCCAGATTGCCCCGGTTGGTGCATCTACGACGACGACGTGAATAATTTCCTCTGTCCTGTGTGCGGCGCAAACAATTGTCTAACTTGTCAG GTGGGGTGTCTCTAA
- the LOC143343214 gene encoding uncharacterized protein LOC143343214 isoform X1: MVQRAACSVEANTFSNGVRISDREARGSNVAATDATVDHVLRAVDEARGNARFSLFKWFKRSGNRESLIEKRRKTVDECREDDGRPRSVSSSAESVNTFYSTTTVRSFAFHAGTVGRCDGLSLDILEQAAEVGPFAAGASKIAVGNKENDVADVSSTLPANVHSHRRDITARYSLQPSATFASCGNLPFPERRLGSSRRLDDRKASYNTGSARRRVHVKGKRRAPNPPEVSTNATEQDARETPRNSNRRKRRAPKPPEKPETPPVTDGGMDVGARRDSETISNDTLVLQRGVLLSRKETKKTAREKHASTVAPDVAIPRDSPTPTSVVGTLNAAMPRPWYKRSVFEHSRDSGPSRRGDVLRGPATSTGEIKEECAASNVASSAGYSVDASLSRLSFFHRGGQSEERKKEAKRKSGLSILTNISELDKEAAAIVQEEQARARASMLLKSSRFVDALEKRNEVNEEIVQDIVASAMENSSPRRGTRALISKFNAISNITKVTVSANFFAKGGRDHQASKFERDVVRNARPFEQDQPRLSAPSAAGQSSRMEKDISKYFLPQQRTAKSKTENTDARLPGARIPATKEQNDRLATETSSRISFLQSQLAANRMNDPMYPRKDEAAEDKIRSRQDVERKERATKASDEDARGYLFSPGRGSAGIVLEEPRKMDKHHLEGVQKEFSDIFDEIDKQLRMKELKFIDRRANATTVNQRDKVREEEAGISSKVTKVLDILVEAEKDAKTKTTVQSEKSIPVEVCSRSTDSNAKAKSGKTRSPILNTVEDPITTDLKEMLKEMKHSLPKRSKSGKMVTRIDDGAEKVTREKETPAAPEKTTYFVSAVTKVENIALRNDYDTNKQKVSCSVQTSGNVRRLNQPSTSAIQPSTSGWKQENVLYKTSGRNLGGSGLVKNTFQLIRPRDFAEIEATKTTRTACNENTYANVIEQSLYANAHVPPSPKQRGNSARSNDVKKINNADATTNASPATERTLNANEDTFRGSEEEDNSTEKNMNTLAINRLLRKLEAAIASGHHQQAAGLAKELARLKIHCSVIRQRSTRLKDQLIKVNMYIEDKLAHQGPIPLQLPSKMTVAELKAKIHTEFEIPANVQRWIIGKNLADRDGATLNDLQAVDGSPIFLYLVAPELKPENVIQVEKLNNAERLPNVINEEATLSTEVLQAVEEDHEVIEELKVTEEIDTPEIKMERYEELISLENCDVIPNSEPIECPVCFVTYGPREGVILRDCLHMFCRSCIANTIRYCEDAEVKCPYRDSEYTCESTLQEREIKALVEPEVYQQHLAKSIAQAENNAGNNAFHCKTPDCPGWCIYDDDVNNFLCPVCGANNCLTCQVIHTGKNCKQYQQELRLSKETDQESRRTAAMLEEMVDRGEALACPTCAVVLMKKWGCDWLRCSMCKTEICWVTRGPRWGPGGKGDTSGGCRCGENGVKCHPRCNYCH; this comes from the exons ATGGTACAGCGGGCCGCATGCAGCGTCGAGGCGAACACATTCTCCAATGGCGTACGGATCAGCGACCGGGAAGCCAGAGGGTCGAACGTCGCCGCGACGGACGCCACGGTAGATCACGTACTACGCGCCGTGGACGAGGCACGCGGGAATGCGAGGTTCTCCCTCTTCAAGTGGTTCAAACGGTCCGGTAATCGCGAGTCGTTGATCGAAAAGCGACGAAAGACGGTCGACGAGTGCAGGGAGGATGACGGACGACCACGCAGCGTCTCCTCGAGCGCGGAGAGCGTAAACACCTTCTACAGCACCACCACCGTGCGTAGTTTCGCCTTCCACGCGGGCACCGTGGGCAGATGCGACGGACTCTCGTTGGACATCCTCGAGCAGGCGGCGGAAGTCGGACCGTTTGCGGCCGGAGCCTCGAAGATCGCGGTAGGCAACAAAGAGAACGACGTCGCGGACGTGTCTAGCACGCTGCCAGCGAACGTGCACTCACACAGAAGAGACATAACCGCCAGATACTCTCTACAACCGTCGGCGACGTTCGCCTCTTGCGGTAATCTACCGTTTCCGGAGAGACGGTTGGGCTCGTCGAGGAGGCTAGACGACAGAAAGGCCAGCTACAACACGGGATCGGCCCGCAGGAGGGTGCACGTAAAGGGCAAAAGACGCGCGCCAAATCCACCGGAGGTTTCGACGAACGCGACGGAGCAGGACGCTCGAGAAACGCCGCGCAACAGCAACAGACGAAAGAGACGCGCGCCCAAACCGCCTGAAAAGCCTGAAACGCCGCCGGTCACCGATGGCGGAATGGACGTAGGGGCGCGGAGAGACTCCGAGACGATCAGCAACGACACGCTGGTGCTTCAAAGGGGTGTTCTGCTGTCGAGAAAAGAGACCAAGAAGACCGCGCGAGAGAAGCACGCGAGCACCGTCGCGCCAGACGTCGCCATTCCTCGAGACAGTCCGACACCAACCTCGGTCGTTGGCACTCTGAACGCAGCCATGCCGCGACCTTGGTACAAACGCAGCGTCTTCGAGCATTCCCGGGATTCCGGGCCGTCCAGGCGGGGCGACGTTCTCCGGGGGCCTGCAACCTCGACGGGCGAAATAAAAGAAGAATGCGCCGCCTCGAACGTGGCTTCTTCCGCCGGCTACTCCGTGGACGCCTCTTTGTCGAGGTTGAGCTTCTTTCATCGCGGCGGCCAGTCGGAGGAGAGGAAGAAGGAGGCGAAACGAAAGTCTGGCCTGTCGATTCTAACTAACATCAGCGAGCTGGACAAAGAGGCGGCCGCCATAGTTCAGGAGGAACAAGCGAGGGCGAGGGCGTCCATGCTGCTAAAGTCCTCGCGGTTCGTCGACGCCCTCGAGAAACGAAACGAGGTGAACGAGGAAATCGTTCAGGACATCGTCGCGTCCGCGATGGAGAACTCGTCGCCCAGACGGGGCACCAGAGCCCTGATCTCCAAGTTCAACGCTATTAGCAATATCACCAAGGTCACCGTCAGTGCAAACTTTTTCGCAAAAGGGGGACGGGACCATCAAGCGTCCAAATTCGAACGGGACGTCGTGAGAAACGCGAGACCGTTCGAACAGGATCAACCGAGACTCTCAGCACCGTCCGCCGCGGGTCAGAGCAGCCGTATGGAGAAAGACATCTCGAAATATTTTCTACCGCAACAAAGGACCGCGAAGAGCAAAACGGAGAACACGGACGCGAGGCTACCAGGGGCCAGGATCCCCGCTACCAAAGAACAGAACGATCGACTGGCCACCGAGACTTCCAGCAGAATATCGTTCCTGCAGAGCCAACTCGCTGCAAATCGAATGAACGATCCGATGTATCCGCGGAAGGATGAGGCAGCGGAGGATAAAATTCGATCAAGGCAGGATGTCGAAAGGAAGGAGAGAGCGACGAAAGCGAGCGACGAGGACGCGAGGGGATACTTGTTTAGCCCTGGTCGTGGATCCGCGGGAATCGTTCTCGAAGAACCCAGGAAGATGGACAAGCATCACCTGGAGGGCGTGCAGAAAGAGTTCTCGGATATCTTCGACGAGATCGACAAACAACTGCGTATGAAGGAGTTGAAATTCATCGATCGCCGCGCGAATGCGACCACGGTTAATCAGAGGGACAAAGTTCGCGAGGAGGAAGCCGGAATATCAAGTAAGGTAACTAAAGTGCTCGACATCCTGGTGGAAGCGGAGAAGGACGCGAAGACAAAGACGACCGTGCAGTCGGAAAAATCGATACCAGTCGAGGTTTGCTCTCGTTCGACCGACTCGAACGCGAAAGCAAAATCAGGCAAGACGAGGTCCCCGATACTGAATACCGTCGAGGATCCAATTACCACGGATTTGAAAGAGATGCTGAAGGAAATGAAACACTCGTTACCAAAGCGCTCGAAGTCGGGTAAAATGGTGACACGTATCGATGACGGGGCTGAGAAAGTGACGAGAGAGAAAGAAACACCAGCTGCCCCGGAAAAGACTACGTACTTCGTGTCCGCGGTGACGAAAGTCGAGAATATCGCGCTGCGCAACGACTACGATACGAACAAACAGAAGGTGTCGTGCTCGGTGCAAACTAGTGGAAACGTGAGAAGATTGAATCAACCGTCCACGTCGGCTATACAGCCGTCCACGTCGGGATGGAAGCAGGAGAACGTTCTCTACAAAACGTCCGGAAGAAATTTGGGTGGTTCGGGCCTGGTGAAAAATACCTTTCAGCTGATAAGACCGCGTGACTTCGCCGAAATCGAAGCCACCAAAACGACGAGGACCGCCTGCAACGAGAACACTTACGCGAATGTGATTGAACAGTCGCTTTACGCGAACGCTCACGTTCCTCCGTCGCCGAAACAACGCGGCAATTCCGCGCGAAGTAACGACGTTAAAAAGATTAATAACGCCGATGCAACGACGAACGCGTCTCCAGCGACCGAACGAACATTAAACGCGAACGAAGACACGTTCCGGGgtagcgaagaag AAGACAATTCAACGGAGAAGAACATGAACACTCTGGCCATAAACCGATTACTTAGAAAGTTAGAAGCTGCAATTGCGTCTGGCCATCATCAACAAGCAGCGGGCTTGGCGAAGGAACTGGCGCGGCTCAAGATCCACTGTTCCGTGATTCGACAACGATCAACCCGTCTCAAAGATCAGTTGATTAAAGTCAATATGTACATTGAGGACAAGCTTGCTCACCAGGGACCCATACCTCTTCAG TtgccgagcaagatgacggtggCCGAGCTGAAAGCAAAGATACACACGGAATTCGAAATACCGGCGAATGTGCAACGATGGATTATCGGTAAGAACTTGGCCGACCGCGATGGAGCAACTCTAAACGACTTACAGGCTGTGGATGGATCTCCGATATTTTTGTATCTCGTAGCCCCAG AATTAAAACCTGAAAATGTGATACAAGTAGAAAAACTTAATAACGCAGAGAGACTGCCAAATGTGATAAACGAGGAGGCGACTTTGTCGACGGAAGTGTTACAGGCTGTGGAAGAAGATCATGAAGTGATCGAGGAACTCAAA GTGACAGAGGAAATAGATACACCGGAAATTAAAATGGAACGATACGAGGAACTAATCTCCCTAGAAAACTGTGACGTTATACCGAATTCCGAGCCAATCGAGTGTCCCGTATGTTTCGTTACATACGGTCCACGCGAGGGTGTAATATTAAGAGATTGCTTACACATGTTTTGCAG GTCGTGTATTGCTAATACGATTAGATACTGCGAAGACGCCGAGGTAAAATGCCCTTACAGGGATTCGGAATACACTTGCGAATCGACCCTTCAAGAACGTGAGATCAAGGCG CTTGTCGAGCCAGAGGTTTACCAGCAACATCTTGCGAAGTCGATTGCCCAAGCGGAGAACAATGCTGGGAACAACGCGTTTCACTGTAAAACTCCAGATTGCCCCGGTTGGTGCATCTACGACGACGACGTGAATAATTTCCTCTGTCCTGTGTGCGGCGCAAACAATTGTCTAACTTGTCAG GTCATACACACTGGCAAAAATTGCAAACAATACCAGCAGGAATTAAGACTGTCGAAAGAAACGGATCAAGAATCCAGAAGAACAGCCGCTATGCTGGAAGAAATGGTAGACAGAGGCGAGGCACTCGCATGTCCAACATGTGCGGTTGTACTAATGAAGAAATGGGGTTGCGATTGGTTGCGTTGTTCAATGTGCAAAACCGAGATATGCTGGGTAACGAGAGGGCCACGTTGGGGTCCAGGA GGAAAAGGGGACACGTCCGGGGGCTGTAGATGCGGAGAAAATGGAGTCAAGTGTCATCCCCGTTGCAATTACTGTCACTGA
- the LOC143343216 gene encoding large ribosomal subunit protein uL10m-like encodes MAHLVKNAFQLTPNQLLYQQKRYRGKINLKKPKVFYKKAVVNALLTPFFVNPNQNKTLDEFCRDALSVKRNYELGPYEQIIAKEVRNWFDKSRMVACLHVNSIKENDLFDTRVSLKMANMYYKKYGTRIVRKAIEDSPYEGIGPLLSQNTAFVFSPDINVDALEKILKKCFRIYTMGGILEGQLFKYDYFIKYGSMDMTSAHLGLVQILQNAGGVNLNQQLTHHQTTLVARLKQIGTNETPSNENEEESVPV; translated from the exons ATGGCGCATCTTGTGAAGAATG CATTTCAGTTAACACCAAATCAGTTGTTGTACCAACAGAAGCGTTATAGAGGCAAGATAAATCTTAAAAAGCCGAAAGTGTTTTATAAGAAAGCGGTAGTAAATGCACTTTTAACGCCATTCTTTGTCAATCCTAATCAGAATAAGACTCTGGACGAATTTTGTCGGGACGCGTTAAGCGTGAAACGTAATTACGAACTTGGGCCCTACGAACAAATTATAGCGAAGGAAGTCCGAAATTGGTTCGACAAATCGAGAATGGTCGCCTGCTTGCATGTAAATAGCATAAAGGAAAATGATTTATTTGATACTAGGGTTTCGTTAAAAATGGCAAACATGTACTACAAGAAATACGGGACTCGCATCGTGCGCAAAGCAATAGAAGATTCACCTTACGAAGGCATTGGTCCGTTACTTAGTCAAAACACTGCATTTGTGTTCAGTCCTGACATAAATGTTGATGCTCTagaaaaaattcttaaaaaatgTTTTCGAATTTACACAATGG GGGGAATATTGGAGGGTCAATTATTCAAGTACGATTATTTCATAAAATATGGTTCCATGGATATGACATCGGCGCATTTGGGTCTGGTTCAAATACTACAAAATGCGGGTGGTGTTAATCTAAATCAACAACTCACGCATCATCAGACAACACTGGTGGCACGACTGAAACAGATCGGTACAAATGAAACGCCCTCTAACGAGAACGAAGAAGAATCGGTGCCTGTATAA